The region GTCGGCGACCAGGATTCCGGCGTTCGCGTATGCCGGCTTGTTCAGCACGAAGTCCGGCTTCAGCGCGCCATCGGGCGTCTTGCGCACGTCGTGGAACAGGATGTCCGCATAGCCCTCGTCGCGCGGCCGGCGCAGGAAGCGGGCGGGCGCGATCTGGTCCGTATCGACGTTCGGCAGGTCGATCGGCGCGGCGACGGCGGTGAGCTTGTCGAATGGTGCCATGGTCGTGCCTCCGGTCAGACGATGTCGCGGACGTCGGTGATGCGGCCGCGCAGGGCGGTTGCGGCGGCCATCGCCGGGCTCATCAGGTGGGTGCGGCTGCCGCGGCCCTGCCGTCCCTTGAAGTTGCGGTTCGAGGTCGAGGCGCAGCGTTTGCCCGAAGCAACCAGGTCGCCGTTCATGCCGACGCACATCGAGCAGCCGGACTCGCGCCACTCGAACCCCGCCGCCTTGAAGATCGCGTCCAGGCCCTCGGCCTCGGCCTGCTTCTTCACCAGCGACGAGCCGGGCGAGACCATGGCGGGAATGACCGCCCTGCCCTTGGCGGCGATCGCGGCGGCGGCGCGCAGGTCCTCGATGCGCGCGTTGGTGCAGGAGCCGATGAACACCTGGTCGACCGCCACGTCGGCGATCTTCATGCCCGGCGTCAGGCCCATATACTCCAGCGTCTCGCGCATCGCCGCCTGCTGCTTGGCGTCGGTTATGGCCGACGGATCGGGCACCACCGCGGTCACCGGCGCCGCCTCCTCGGGGCTGTTGCCCCAGGTCACCATCGGCGACAGGTCGGCGGCGTCGAGCTTCACCTCGACGTCGAACCGCGCGTCCGGATCGCTCGGCAGCGTTTTCCAGAAGGCGACCGCCTCGTCCCACTGCGCCCCTTTCGGCGCATAGGGCTTGCCCTTCAGATAGGCGAAGGTCGTCTCGTCCGGGGCGATCATGCCGGCGCGCGCGCCCGCCTCGATCGACATGTTGCAGACGGTCAGGCGCTCCTCGATGGTCATGCCGCGGATAACCGACCCGGCATATTCGATGACATGCCCGTTGCCGCCGTTGGCGCCGATCTTGGCGATGATCGCCAGGATCACGTCCTTCGCCGTCACATTCGCCGGGCGCTCGCCGTCGACGGTGATGCGCATGGTCTTCGGCTTGCGCT is a window of Constrictibacter sp. MBR-5 DNA encoding:
- the leuC gene encoding 3-isopropylmalate dehydratase large subunit — its product is MSSPKTMLDKIWDEHEILKDDDGQSLLLVARHLAHDGSFHAFSFLKKRGMRPRRPDQTFATPDHGISTLSHRFEDITDPDQRRVVDGLKNNAAEFGFTLFGLGDERQGIVHVVGPEQGLTQPGLILVCGDSHTSTHGALGALAFGIGASEVCHVLATQTVWQRKPKTMRITVDGERPANVTAKDVILAIIAKIGANGGNGHVIEYAGSVIRGMTIEERLTVCNMSIEAGARAGMIAPDETTFAYLKGKPYAPKGAQWDEAVAFWKTLPSDPDARFDVEVKLDAADLSPMVTWGNSPEEAAPVTAVVPDPSAITDAKQQAAMRETLEYMGLTPGMKIADVAVDQVFIGSCTNARIEDLRAAAAIAAKGRAVIPAMVSPGSSLVKKQAEAEGLDAIFKAAGFEWRESGCSMCVGMNGDLVASGKRCASTSNRNFKGRQGRGSRTHLMSPAMAAATALRGRITDVRDIV